Below is a window of Roseivirga misakiensis DNA.
ACCGCCTGTTTGTGACCATACATTTATCCATTGGCCGAGCGGATTTTTGAACTGTACCACGAGCGAATCCTCACTATCTGGTAGTTCTCCATTGCCATTAAGTTGCCAGAAAAAACTCAAAAACACGGAATCTGCTTGATCAGCATCGAGAATCGATAAATCGATTAGCTGGGATGTAAGGCTGTCGGTGGCCCCATTAATTAGACTGTTGGCGTCATAAGGACTGCCATTAACATCTACACCATCAAAAATTGCCACATTTAAGCTTGGTGCATTGATCCCAATCCCACTACTGACCCTTACGTTATTAGCACCGAACCATTTTTCACTTGAGGGAACTTGAAAACTCGTAGAAAAGTCATCCCAAATGGGTAAGAAGATGGTATTTAAAGTAGCGCTAGGTTCGTTTATAGCGAAGGTGTTTCCAGTGTGCTTATTTATTTTGTTCGGTAAAGGGCGTTCTACGATTTGAGCTTTTGAAAGACCTGATGAAAGGATAAGTGTTAATATGAAGACCTTTTTTAGCAACTTATTTATTGATTTCCTCCTTGGTCGCCTTCGCCCTCTTCATTTTCAGTAGGAGGTTCTTCCATACTGATCCAAACCTCTACCAGTTGATTCTTTCTGACGACTTCACCCATCGGTGGTAGCTGTTTGTAAACTACTGGTTCGGGGACAGTGTCATTCGGGATATAGTTAATTTCGAAGTTCGAAAAACCGAAGCCTTCGACCTGGAACTTTACTTCTTCCAATGTTTTGCTCAGAAAATCCGGAATAGGAAAGGTCTCAATGCCCACCCCGTTACCGATTATCAAATCGATCGTTGATCCTTTGTAGAGCATACTACCAGGCTCAATTTCTTCACCTTCGAGTTCCTGTTTTATTACGGCATTTTCTCTTAAATCTGGCACATAAGTAATTTCTCCTCTTTTTAGCCCATTGCTGATTAGAATGTCTTCGGCATTCAATAAATCTGTATTGATCAGGTTAGGCATTCTTATCTGTGGCGGTACATTAGCATTGAGCGTCAAATAAATCTTTCTGTTCTCCTTTACTTTGGAGCCACCTTTTGGGTTTTGACTAAGAATAGTTTCTGG
It encodes the following:
- a CDS encoding PASTA domain-containing protein — protein: MSNKPFTIFRFLKNIGIMAGIFTVLLLFFFYVYLPATTNHNETITVPDLVGTSFDNIDELLTNRDLRYEVVVDSGYSERFDPETILSQNPKGGSKVKENRKIYLTLNANVPPQIRMPNLINTDLLNAEDILISNGLKRGEITYVPDLRENAVIKQELEGEEIEPGSMLYKGSTIDLIIGNGVGIETFPIPDFLSKTLEEVKFQVEGFGFSNFEINYIPNDTVPEPVVYKQLPPMGEVVRKNQLVEVWISMEEPPTENEEGEGDQGGNQ